A region of Nocardioides alkalitolerans DNA encodes the following proteins:
- a CDS encoding helix-turn-helix transcriptional regulator, giving the protein MASKTVIEMARRAAGMSQRRLAAIARTQQSSVSEYELRRKSPTLDVVERLLDAANARLAVKPMVFFELHEDAEIGRFFVPDGLWSVPLPDCFAKVQILRYIFGTDDDHVWDLSDAAQRIAYYELALVRAPPQILEDSVDGLLLIQAWPTLDLPQVVREAWQPLIDAATPSQDRPPRDPGGISARIAGDIGLPWPPSTGRKRKRA; this is encoded by the coding sequence ATGGCATCGAAGACGGTGATCGAGATGGCCCGCCGCGCCGCAGGCATGTCGCAGCGTCGTCTGGCCGCGATCGCCAGGACGCAGCAGTCGTCCGTCTCGGAGTACGAGTTGCGCCGGAAGTCGCCGACACTCGACGTGGTCGAGCGGCTGCTTGATGCCGCCAACGCACGGTTGGCCGTGAAGCCCATGGTCTTCTTCGAGCTACACGAAGACGCGGAGATCGGACGGTTCTTCGTTCCGGACGGGCTCTGGTCAGTACCGCTGCCGGACTGCTTCGCCAAGGTGCAGATCCTCAGGTACATCTTCGGGACCGACGACGACCATGTCTGGGATCTCTCGGACGCGGCTCAGCGCATCGCCTACTACGAGCTTGCCCTCGTCCGTGCGCCCCCTCAGATCCTCGAGGACTCGGTGGACGGCCTACTGCTGATCCAGGCGTGGCCCACGCTGGACCTGCCCCAGGTGGTACGTGAGGCATGGCAACCGCTGATCGACGCCGCCACCCCCTCTCAGGACCGACCGCCGCGCGACCCCGGCGGCATCAGCGCGCGCATCGCCGGCGACATCGGCCTGCCGTGGCCGCCGAGCACCGGACGAAAGCGCAAGCGGGCTTGA
- a CDS encoding DUF2510 domain-containing protein produces MQGPHQQGGERGATPAGWYAAEPGQERWWDGASWTGHVRPAPVAGPAGPAGPGGGIAWKVVGPVIGVVVVLVVALVVTLALTLGGDDASDAPDDATTEEFCDAVEEMYGVLFVFALQESDAPWETGRAVEVLTETGTPEDIPADARAGFEQLVEALERVDGMTTAEIEELDEFDTDDGGDSPEAQAFEDYADETCGDTFG; encoded by the coding sequence GTGCAGGGCCCACATCAGCAGGGCGGGGAGCGCGGGGCGACACCGGCGGGGTGGTACGCCGCGGAGCCCGGCCAGGAGCGCTGGTGGGACGGGGCGTCCTGGACGGGCCACGTGCGGCCGGCGCCGGTCGCTGGTCCCGCCGGTCCGGCCGGTCCGGGTGGGGGCATCGCCTGGAAGGTCGTCGGTCCGGTGATCGGCGTCGTGGTGGTGCTCGTCGTCGCGCTCGTGGTGACGCTCGCCCTGACGCTGGGTGGCGACGACGCCTCCGACGCGCCGGACGACGCGACGACGGAGGAGTTCTGCGACGCGGTGGAGGAGATGTACGGCGTCCTCTTCGTCTTCGCCCTCCAGGAGTCGGACGCGCCGTGGGAGACCGGCCGCGCCGTCGAGGTGCTCACGGAGACGGGGACGCCGGAGGACATCCCGGCGGACGCCCGGGCCGGGTTCGAGCAGCTCGTCGAGGCGCTCGAGCGGGTGGACGGCATGACCACGGCGGAGATCGAGGAGCTCGACGAGTTCGACACCGACGACGGGGGCGACTCCCCGGAGGCCCAGGCGTTCGAGGACTACGCCGACGAGACCTGCGGGGACACGTTCGGCTGA
- a CDS encoding site-specific integrase, whose translation MAGNIAKRPNGKWRARYRDETGREHSRHFARKIDAQQWLDRVTAAVVTDSYVDPRAGRITFKQFYDDWSARQVWVPGTVLAMNLATGSATFAELPLKTIRRSHVEAWVKAMDAAGLAPGTIKTRFNNVRAVFKAAHRDRLISTDPTHGVTLPRVRRGEHAMRIPSPEEVGRLLTAADPWFRPFVALCAFAGLRLGEAAALKVEDVNFLGRQLTVARQVQRATGSQVEIRRPKYGSERTVFIPDGLVSLLSAHVAAYPPGPHGWLFTAPTGDPPHQNTVGYWWRKTLRDAELTGIKLRDLRHYFASGLIAEGCDVVTVQRALGHSKPTTTLNTYAHLWPTAEDRTRKAAKSIMSTALGQQVGRGLGREEAAQ comes from the coding sequence ATGGCGGGGAACATCGCAAAGCGGCCCAACGGCAAGTGGCGGGCGAGATACCGCGACGAGACCGGGCGTGAGCATTCACGCCACTTCGCCCGCAAGATCGACGCACAGCAGTGGCTCGACCGGGTCACGGCAGCGGTCGTGACCGACAGCTACGTCGACCCCAGGGCCGGACGGATCACCTTCAAGCAGTTCTACGACGACTGGTCAGCGCGTCAGGTATGGGTGCCCGGCACCGTCCTGGCGATGAACCTGGCGACCGGGTCTGCCACGTTCGCCGAGCTGCCGTTGAAGACAATCCGGCGTTCCCACGTCGAGGCGTGGGTCAAGGCGATGGACGCGGCTGGCCTCGCGCCGGGGACCATCAAGACCCGGTTCAACAATGTGCGGGCCGTGTTCAAAGCCGCCCACCGTGATCGGCTGATCAGCACCGACCCGACGCACGGCGTGACGCTTCCTCGCGTCAGACGCGGCGAGCACGCGATGCGGATCCCGTCTCCGGAGGAGGTTGGTCGTCTACTGACCGCCGCCGATCCGTGGTTCCGCCCCTTCGTCGCGCTCTGCGCGTTCGCTGGGCTGCGACTCGGCGAGGCAGCGGCACTCAAGGTCGAGGACGTGAACTTCCTCGGCCGCCAGCTCACCGTCGCCAGGCAGGTCCAGCGCGCCACCGGCAGCCAGGTCGAAATAAGGAGGCCGAAGTACGGTTCGGAGCGAACGGTCTTCATCCCTGACGGCCTCGTTTCGCTGCTATCGGCACACGTCGCGGCGTACCCGCCTGGACCGCACGGCTGGCTGTTCACCGCGCCGACCGGCGACCCACCGCACCAGAACACCGTCGGCTACTGGTGGCGCAAGACGCTCCGCGATGCGGAGCTGACGGGGATCAAGCTCCGCGACCTACGGCACTACTTCGCAAGCGGTCTCATCGCCGAAGGCTGCGACGTCGTGACCGTCCAGCGTGCACTCGGCCACTCCAAGCCGACGACGACGCTGAACACATACGCCCACCTCTGGCCGACAGCCGAGGACCGCACAAGGAAGGCTGCGAAGTCGATCATGTCCACTGCTCTCGGCCAGCAAGTCGGTCGAGGACTGGGCCGCGAGGAGGCGGCGCAGTGA
- a CDS encoding PH domain-containing protein, with the protein MSDPSAVEEWQRLDRRLLVISPLQVLRGFAVPIVFSLIGIGTQAGVWTLLLIPVSLVAAAVFGALPWLTTSYRRTPAQLELRTGWLHRKRLTAPLDRVRSVDLTASLLHRVLGVTKVEIGTGVDDERITLEAVDVAEAQRLQRELLDRAGPGTTGARPGTAGVGPDVVPGGPEAPGPAPAGDEEQLAALSWSWLRFAPLNVAQMAIVLGACAGASQFVDDLPFADVDHAQSAYAWLTSQVLVLVVLVALGIAAVLWLVIALVGYVLTWSGFHLVRLRPAGRPEETSIQLRAGLLTTRSTTVEERRVRGVRLTEQALMRVAGGGELATLATGVEEGTTTVVPPCPSPVAVSVGHEVLGARETAPLQVALAPHGGAARRRAHVRWQRLPVLLTLVAVGLTLGFDGPWWPPALVVVLLGGFGAVGAEQSYRHLGHALTHRPDGTPWHVVMGSGGYDRVRTVLETEGVIGWVVRQSFFQRRLGLATLVATTAAGPESVELRDVPLPEALRLAHAATPGLLTPFRAH; encoded by the coding sequence GTGAGCGACCCCTCCGCGGTCGAGGAGTGGCAGCGGCTGGACCGTCGCCTGCTCGTCATCAGCCCGCTGCAGGTGCTCCGCGGCTTCGCCGTCCCCATCGTCTTCAGCCTCATCGGCATCGGCACGCAGGCGGGCGTCTGGACGCTCCTCCTCATCCCCGTCTCGCTCGTCGCGGCCGCCGTCTTCGGTGCCCTCCCCTGGCTGACGACGTCCTACCGCCGCACCCCCGCCCAGCTCGAGCTCCGCACCGGCTGGCTCCACCGCAAGCGGCTGACCGCGCCGCTCGACCGCGTCCGCAGCGTCGACCTGACCGCCTCGCTCCTCCACCGCGTGCTCGGCGTGACGAAGGTCGAGATCGGGACGGGCGTCGACGACGAGCGGATCACCCTCGAGGCCGTCGACGTCGCCGAGGCCCAGCGCCTGCAGCGGGAGCTGCTCGACCGCGCAGGGCCGGGGACGACGGGGGCGCGACCGGGTACGGCGGGGGTCGGGCCCGACGTCGTACCCGGGGGGCCCGAGGCGCCGGGTCCGGCCCCGGCGGGCGACGAGGAGCAGCTGGCGGCGCTGTCGTGGTCGTGGCTGCGGTTCGCGCCGCTCAACGTCGCGCAGATGGCGATCGTGCTCGGTGCGTGCGCCGGTGCGTCGCAGTTCGTCGACGACCTGCCGTTCGCGGACGTCGACCACGCGCAGTCGGCCTACGCGTGGCTCACGAGCCAGGTGCTCGTCCTCGTGGTGCTGGTCGCCCTCGGCATCGCGGCCGTGCTGTGGCTCGTGATCGCGCTGGTGGGCTACGTGCTGACGTGGTCGGGCTTCCATCTGGTGCGGCTCCGCCCCGCGGGACGACCCGAGGAGACCTCGATCCAGCTGCGGGCCGGACTCCTCACCACCCGCTCCACCACCGTCGAGGAGCGGCGGGTCCGCGGCGTACGGCTCACCGAGCAGGCCCTCATGCGGGTCGCCGGCGGCGGCGAGCTGGCCACGTTGGCGACCGGCGTCGAGGAGGGCACCACCACCGTCGTACCGCCCTGTCCGTCCCCCGTCGCCGTGAGCGTCGGCCACGAGGTGCTCGGCGCCCGGGAGACCGCGCCGTTGCAGGTCGCGCTCGCGCCGCACGGGGGCGCCGCACGGCGACGTGCCCACGTGCGGTGGCAGCGGCTGCCGGTGCTGCTGACGCTGGTCGCCGTCGGCCTGACGCTCGGGTTCGACGGGCCGTGGTGGCCGCCGGCGCTCGTGGTGGTGCTCCTGGGCGGGTTCGGGGCCGTGGGCGCCGAGCAGTCGTACCGCCACCTCGGCCACGCGCTGACCCACCGTCCCGACGGGACGCCGTGGCACGTGGTGATGGGGTCGGGCGGCTACGACCGCGTGCGCACCGTGCTCGAGACCGAGGGCGTCATCGGGTGGGTCGTGCGGCAGTCGTTCTTCCAGCGACGCCTCGGCCTCGCGACCCTCGTCGCGACGACGGCCGCGGGGCCCGAGTCGGTCGAGCTCCGCGACGTACCGCTCCCCGAGGCCCTGCGCCTCGCCCACGCGGCGACGCCCGGGCTGCTGACGCCGTTCCGGGCGCACTGA
- a CDS encoding DUF262 domain-containing protein, giving the protein MAQLLPNEQRMFAEAEVGREPASSDEAINERYVSGEVRIVTEQARYPLTSIRDMVEGDSYELNPDFQRRHRWDNQRKSRLIESFIINVPIPPIFLYEAKYSYYEVMDGLQRLTAIRDFYADDFELVGLSEWSELNGRTYSTLPEDIRRGVDRRYLSSIILLHETAKDEIEARRLKQLVFERINSGGEKLTHQESRNAIYPGPMNSLCLKLSRNAHLCELWNIPEPTVVELKTGSPAPEDAVISNKLYRTMGDAELVLRFFAYRQQLEHQQGRALTDYLDEYLRLANLLPSDELAELGGVFESALEVVHQLFGNRAFLLPKLSNGRWIYPRRPTLTVYDPMMWAAAQKLSRASELIANKESAPGLLREMYQANAESFSGRTANPADIRARNVLFAELMQAIADGRAPAAKEAADELYLEDDGLSDEAALIELDVVQG; this is encoded by the coding sequence ATGGCGCAACTCTTGCCGAACGAACAACGCATGTTTGCCGAGGCTGAGGTCGGCCGCGAGCCTGCTTCCAGCGATGAGGCAATCAACGAACGCTATGTCAGCGGCGAGGTTCGAATTGTAACGGAGCAGGCCCGTTATCCGCTTACGTCTATCCGTGACATGGTCGAGGGTGATTCATATGAGTTGAACCCCGACTTCCAGCGGCGACACCGCTGGGACAATCAACGAAAGTCGCGACTCATTGAGTCATTCATCATAAATGTTCCAATCCCGCCAATCTTTCTTTACGAGGCCAAGTACTCGTACTACGAGGTAATGGATGGCCTCCAGCGACTGACTGCGATTCGCGATTTCTATGCTGATGATTTCGAGTTGGTCGGCCTATCGGAATGGTCCGAACTGAACGGGCGAACGTATTCAACGCTTCCGGAGGACATTCGCCGCGGCGTCGATCGCCGATATCTCAGCAGTATTATTCTTCTTCACGAGACGGCCAAGGATGAAATTGAGGCACGAAGGCTAAAGCAGCTAGTTTTCGAGCGGATCAACAGTGGTGGCGAGAAGCTGACTCATCAAGAGTCGAGAAATGCAATCTACCCCGGACCGATGAATTCGCTGTGCCTAAAGCTTAGTCGCAACGCACACTTGTGTGAACTGTGGAACATTCCCGAGCCGACGGTCGTGGAACTTAAGACGGGCTCGCCGGCGCCCGAGGACGCGGTGATCTCTAACAAGCTCTACAGAACCATGGGCGACGCCGAGTTGGTGCTTCGGTTCTTTGCGTACCGTCAACAGTTGGAGCATCAACAAGGCCGCGCGTTAACGGACTATCTAGACGAGTACCTGCGGCTCGCCAATCTCCTCCCGTCCGATGAACTTGCCGAACTTGGCGGCGTGTTTGAATCTGCACTTGAGGTCGTCCATCAATTGTTCGGCAATCGAGCATTTCTGTTGCCAAAGTTGTCGAATGGGCGGTGGATTTATCCTCGTCGGCCGACCCTAACGGTCTACGACCCGATGATGTGGGCTGCGGCGCAGAAATTGTCGCGTGCCTCGGAACTTATCGCCAATAAGGAAAGCGCTCCTGGTTTGTTGCGCGAGATGTACCAGGCGAACGCCGAGAGTTTCTCGGGTCGCACGGCAAACCCGGCTGACATTCGAGCGCGCAATGTCTTGTTCGCGGAACTGATGCAGGCGATCGCGGATGGACGCGCACCGGCTGCGAAAGAAGCGGCTGACGAGCTGTACCTCGAGGACGACGGTCTAAGCGATGAGGCCGCCTTGATCGAGTTGGACGTCGTTCAGGGCTAG
- a CDS encoding helix-turn-helix domain-containing protein has product MTASPINSNESRRAAKGPGDEMLTLQETCRFLRVPEGTLRYWRHLGCGPRSFKIGRHVRYWRADLILWLTDQTNRPQGRR; this is encoded by the coding sequence ATGACCGCTTCACCGATCAACTCCAACGAGAGCCGCCGCGCCGCCAAGGGCCCGGGCGACGAGATGCTCACCCTCCAGGAAACCTGCCGCTTCCTCCGCGTCCCCGAGGGGACACTCCGCTACTGGCGCCACCTGGGCTGCGGGCCGCGGAGCTTCAAGATCGGCCGCCACGTCCGCTACTGGCGCGCCGATCTCATCCTCTGGCTCACAGACCAGACCAACCGTCCCCAGGGCCGCCGCTGA
- the ychF gene encoding redox-regulated ATPase YchF translates to MALTIGIVGLPNAGKSTLFNALTKNDVLAANYPFATIEPNVGVVGVPDERLGTLAEIFGSQKILPATVEFVDIAGIVRGASEGEGLGNKFLAHIRESSAICQVTRVFRDEDVTHVDGEVNPANDISTIQTELILADLETVERAVVRLEKESRKVKDLVANLEAAKAAKEALESGTPIIATDIDRSLLRELSLLTAKPFLYVFNCDADELADEDLKTKMRDIVAPAEAIFLDAKFESELIELDEEEAAEFLAEAGVTEPGLEVLARVGFDTLGLQTYLTAGPKETRAWTIPKGATAPEAAGVIHTDFQKGFIKAEIVSFDDLVAAGSMAKAKEAGKVRMEGKDYVMADGDVVEFRFNV, encoded by the coding sequence GTGGCTCTCACCATCGGCATCGTCGGACTCCCCAACGCAGGCAAGTCGACGCTCTTCAACGCGCTGACCAAGAACGACGTGCTCGCGGCGAACTACCCGTTCGCCACCATCGAGCCCAACGTCGGCGTCGTGGGCGTCCCCGACGAGCGGCTCGGCACCCTCGCCGAGATCTTCGGCAGCCAGAAGATCCTGCCGGCGACCGTGGAGTTCGTCGACATCGCCGGCATCGTCCGCGGCGCGAGCGAGGGCGAGGGCCTGGGCAACAAGTTCCTCGCCCACATCCGCGAGTCCTCGGCGATCTGCCAGGTCACCCGCGTGTTCCGCGACGAGGACGTCACCCACGTCGACGGCGAGGTCAACCCCGCCAACGACATCTCCACCATCCAGACCGAGCTGATCCTCGCCGACCTCGAGACGGTCGAGCGCGCCGTCGTGCGGCTCGAGAAGGAGTCGCGGAAGGTCAAGGACCTCGTCGCGAACCTCGAGGCCGCGAAGGCCGCGAAGGAGGCGCTCGAGTCGGGTACGCCGATCATCGCGACCGACATCGACCGCAGCCTCCTCCGGGAGCTGTCCCTGCTGACGGCCAAGCCGTTCCTCTACGTCTTCAACTGCGACGCGGACGAGCTCGCCGACGAGGACCTCAAGACCAAGATGCGCGACATCGTCGCCCCGGCCGAGGCCATCTTCCTCGACGCCAAGTTCGAGTCGGAGCTCATCGAGCTCGACGAGGAGGAGGCCGCCGAGTTCCTCGCCGAGGCCGGCGTCACCGAGCCCGGCCTCGAGGTGCTCGCCCGCGTCGGGTTCGACACCCTCGGGCTGCAGACCTACCTCACCGCCGGTCCCAAGGAGACCCGCGCCTGGACGATCCCCAAGGGCGCCACCGCGCCCGAGGCGGCCGGTGTCATCCACACCGACTTCCAGAAGGGCTTCATCAAGGCCGAGATCGTGTCGTTCGACGACCTCGTCGCCGCGGGCTCGATGGCGAAGGCCAAGGAGGCCGGCAAGGTGCGCATGGAGGGCAAGGACTACGTCATGGCCGACGGCGACGTGGTGGAGTTCCGCTTCAACGTGTGA
- a CDS encoding DUF222 domain-containing protein, protein MTGVGSFGDAGGGEPPVPDWLEHAFATGEWPAEADNSYSTVFVPPGRYDEVPPPAAVQPAGWGVPGVPTDAGGDVEHPVVAAIGGASGALTFGGLDWMSAADASAGLVAVQRLAARASALAAVLLARAEELEVHRQNGASTAAVWWANATALTRRDAHRFARIGDAVRDRCATHLAPACEAGAVNVEQADVIVSALDELPGDLPVELRLEAEETLVGFAADHDARALRAIGKKILTVVAPEVGEAHEANVLEKEEREARTASRLTMVSDGRGRVHGRFTLPELHGAMLRKALDAYAAPQHLNSSDDPDQRFRRERPTPARYGRAFQQLLEMLDQKDLPSAGGTGATVVVTMTLESLLGGLATASLDTGATISASGARRLACEAGLIPAVLGSTSEVLDLGRTARFHTRAMRTAMAIRDGGCVAEGCDRPPHQTQAHHLTQWSAGGHTNVDDGCLLCDQHHRQVHDPLYLVERLGTGKLGFIRRE, encoded by the coding sequence ATGACGGGGGTCGGCTCTTTCGGTGACGCCGGCGGCGGGGAGCCGCCGGTGCCGGACTGGTTGGAGCACGCGTTCGCGACGGGAGAGTGGCCGGCGGAGGCGGACAACTCCTACTCCACCGTCTTCGTCCCTCCGGGCCGGTACGACGAGGTGCCGCCCCCGGCCGCCGTGCAGCCCGCGGGGTGGGGCGTGCCCGGTGTCCCGACGGATGCCGGTGGCGACGTCGAGCATCCCGTGGTGGCGGCGATCGGCGGGGCCTCAGGGGCACTGACGTTTGGCGGCCTGGACTGGATGAGCGCCGCGGACGCCAGTGCCGGTCTGGTGGCGGTGCAGCGGCTGGCGGCGCGGGCCTCGGCGTTGGCGGCGGTGTTGCTGGCACGGGCCGAGGAGCTGGAGGTCCACCGGCAGAACGGTGCCTCGACGGCGGCGGTGTGGTGGGCGAACGCGACGGCGCTGACCCGGCGTGATGCGCATCGGTTCGCGCGGATCGGCGACGCCGTGCGCGACCGGTGTGCGACGCACCTGGCGCCAGCATGTGAGGCGGGGGCGGTGAACGTCGAGCAGGCCGACGTCATCGTGTCGGCGCTCGACGAGCTGCCCGGGGACCTGCCGGTCGAGCTGCGGCTCGAGGCGGAGGAGACGCTGGTCGGGTTCGCGGCCGATCACGACGCCCGCGCCCTGCGAGCGATCGGGAAGAAGATCCTCACCGTCGTCGCGCCCGAGGTGGGCGAGGCGCACGAGGCCAACGTGCTGGAGAAGGAGGAGCGGGAGGCTCGCACTGCATCGCGTCTGACGATGGTCTCGGACGGCCGTGGTCGTGTGCACGGACGGTTCACGTTGCCCGAGCTCCACGGGGCGATGCTGCGCAAGGCGCTCGACGCCTACGCGGCGCCGCAGCACCTCAACAGCTCGGACGATCCCGACCAGCGGTTCCGCAGGGAGCGTCCGACACCGGCGCGGTACGGACGGGCGTTCCAGCAGCTGCTCGAGATGCTCGATCAGAAGGACCTCCCGAGCGCCGGCGGCACCGGAGCCACCGTGGTGGTGACGATGACGCTGGAGTCGCTGCTTGGTGGGTTGGCGACGGCGTCGCTCGACACGGGCGCCACCATCAGCGCGTCCGGGGCGCGACGGCTGGCGTGCGAGGCCGGCCTGATCCCGGCGGTCCTCGGCTCGACGTCCGAGGTCCTCGACCTGGGTCGCACGGCTCGCTTCCACACCAGGGCGATGCGCACCGCGATGGCGATCAGGGATGGCGGCTGCGTCGCCGAGGGCTGCGACCGGCCGCCGCACCAGACACAAGCCCACCACCTCACGCAGTGGTCGGCCGGCGGTCACACCAACGTGGACGACGGCTGCCTGCTCTGCGACCAGCACCACCGGCAGGTGCACGATCCGCTCTACCTCGTCGAGCGCCTGGGCACGGGCAAGCTGGGGTTCATCCGTCGGGAGTGA
- a CDS encoding exodeoxyribonuclease III, with amino-acid sequence MRIATWNVNSLRSRIDRVEAFLERHDVDVLALQETKAKVEQLPLMGLQARGYDVAAAGISQWNGVAIISRVGIEDVAVGFDAMPEFGEPPVAEARAIGAVCGGVRVWSLYVPNGRKIGDPHYVYKLDWLARLRAAATAWVDEPTALVGDWNIAPLDTDVFDIKQFATSTHVTPPERAAFEGFVEDGYVDVVRPHVPEPEAGYTYWDYYRQRYERNRGMRIDHVLASPPLAARVTGAFIDREERGGADGHGKGASDHAPVVVEVA; translated from the coding sequence GTGCGCATCGCGACCTGGAACGTCAACTCCCTCCGCTCCCGCATCGACCGCGTCGAGGCGTTCCTCGAGCGCCACGACGTCGACGTCCTCGCCCTCCAGGAGACGAAGGCGAAGGTCGAGCAGCTGCCGCTGATGGGGCTGCAGGCGCGGGGGTACGACGTCGCTGCCGCCGGCATCAGCCAGTGGAACGGCGTCGCGATCATCAGCCGTGTCGGCATCGAGGACGTGGCGGTCGGCTTCGACGCCATGCCGGAGTTCGGCGAGCCGCCCGTCGCCGAGGCGCGCGCGATCGGCGCCGTCTGCGGCGGGGTGCGCGTGTGGTCGCTCTACGTGCCCAACGGGCGCAAGATCGGCGACCCGCACTACGTCTACAAGCTCGACTGGCTCGCCCGGCTCCGCGCCGCCGCGACCGCGTGGGTCGACGAGCCCACCGCCCTCGTCGGCGACTGGAACATCGCCCCGCTCGACACCGACGTCTTCGACATCAAGCAGTTCGCCACCTCGACGCACGTCACCCCGCCCGAGCGGGCGGCGTTCGAGGGGTTCGTGGAGGACGGGTACGTCGACGTGGTGCGCCCGCACGTGCCGGAGCCCGAGGCGGGCTACACGTACTGGGACTACTACCGGCAGCGCTACGAGCGGAACCGCGGCATGCGGATCGACCACGTGCTCGCGAGCCCGCCGTTGGCCGCGCGCGTGACCGGCGCGTTCATCGACCGCGAGGAGCGCGGCGGCGCCGACGGCCACGGCAAGGGCGCGTCCGACCACGCGCCGGTGGTGGTGGAGGTCGCGTAG
- a CDS encoding PH domain-containing protein yields MTSGESVQPVPVALREPAHQVSPRAVTYWRVGAGITAAVVTVPLVVVALVWSDRPWWYLAPAGLVVVLLLGWTAIMPSFRYRVHRWEVTDDAIHTRSGWLTIDERIAPLSRVQTVDSSQGPLQRAFRLRSLTVTTASAAGPITVECLDVGTAQHLVADLTAITGASQDDAT; encoded by the coding sequence ATGACGTCAGGGGAGTCCGTCCAGCCCGTGCCGGTCGCGCTGCGCGAGCCGGCCCACCAGGTCTCGCCGCGGGCGGTGACCTACTGGCGCGTGGGCGCCGGCATCACGGCAGCCGTCGTGACGGTTCCGCTCGTGGTGGTGGCGCTGGTGTGGTCGGACCGCCCCTGGTGGTACCTCGCCCCCGCCGGCCTCGTCGTGGTCCTCCTCCTGGGGTGGACGGCGATCATGCCGTCGTTCCGCTACCGCGTGCACCGCTGGGAGGTCACCGACGACGCCATCCACACCCGCAGCGGGTGGTTGACCATCGACGAGCGCATCGCGCCCCTCTCCCGCGTGCAGACCGTCGACTCCTCGCAGGGCCCCCTGCAGCGCGCCTTCCGCCTGCGCTCCCTCACCGTGACGACCGCGTCCGCCGCCGGACCGATCACCGTCGAGTGCCTCGACGTCGGTACGGCGCAGCACCTCGTCGCCGACCTCACCGCCATCACCGGCGCCAGTCAGGACGACGCGACGTGA
- a CDS encoding acetamidase/formamidase family protein translates to MASRFRFPDAPLDAGVGPVRAATYLPSTPDHLLWGRLPCRTDAPVLRVDPGTEVTVDTLSHEGVLADQGRDPRAFFASYGVDGEQVLADAVALAASDRAHTPGPDGPHVVTGPIAVTGAEPGDLLAVTIVETLPRVPYGVVSNRHARGALPGEYPLGGLPVVSAFAALAEHPDPATGRIASYGEIPLTRAGYDAPGAPRARFPLAPFLGIIGVAVDDDVRPHSVPPGAHGGNLDINLLTEGATLYLPVQVADALVHVGDPHFAQGDGEVALTAMEASLRATVRLDVVPREEAVARFGELASPLAETREHLVPTGLDEDLDVAVQNCVRAAIGLLGARYGMEPAQAYAYLSAATDFDISQVVDVVKGVHARIRTADFAHLGEGAARNRPGTP, encoded by the coding sequence ATGGCATCCCGGTTCCGCTTCCCCGACGCGCCCCTCGACGCGGGGGTGGGGCCGGTGCGGGCGGCGACGTACCTCCCCTCCACGCCCGACCACCTCCTCTGGGGACGGCTCCCGTGCCGCACCGACGCCCCCGTCCTCCGTGTCGACCCCGGCACCGAGGTCACCGTCGACACGCTCAGCCACGAGGGCGTGCTCGCGGACCAGGGGCGGGACCCGCGGGCGTTCTTCGCGTCGTACGGGGTCGACGGCGAGCAGGTGCTCGCCGACGCGGTCGCCCTCGCGGCGAGCGACCGCGCGCACACGCCGGGCCCGGACGGACCCCACGTCGTCACCGGTCCGATCGCGGTCACCGGCGCCGAACCGGGCGACCTCCTCGCCGTCACCATCGTCGAGACGCTCCCCCGCGTGCCCTACGGCGTCGTCTCCAACCGGCACGCCCGCGGCGCGCTGCCCGGCGAGTACCCCCTCGGCGGCCTGCCCGTCGTCTCCGCCTTCGCGGCGCTCGCCGAGCACCCGGACCCCGCGACGGGACGGATCGCGTCGTACGGGGAGATCCCGCTGACGCGGGCCGGGTACGACGCGCCCGGGGCCCCACGGGCACGGTTCCCGCTCGCGCCGTTCCTCGGCATCATCGGGGTCGCCGTGGACGACGACGTGCGGCCCCACTCGGTACCGCCGGGGGCCCACGGCGGCAACCTCGACATCAACCTGCTGACGGAGGGCGCGACGCTCTACCTCCCGGTGCAGGTCGCCGACGCCCTGGTCCACGTCGGCGACCCCCACTTCGCGCAGGGCGACGGCGAGGTGGCGCTCACCGCGATGGAGGCCAGCCTGCGCGCGACGGTGCGGCTCGACGTGGTGCCCCGCGAGGAGGCCGTCGCACGGTTCGGCGAGCTCGCCAGCCCGCTCGCCGAGACCCGCGAGCACCTCGTGCCGACCGGCCTCGACGAGGACCTCGACGTGGCCGTGCAGAACTGCGTGCGGGCAGCGATCGGCCTGCTCGGCGCGCGCTACGGGATGGAGCCGGCCCAGGCCTACGCCTACCTGTCGGCGGCCACCGACTTCGACATCTCCCAGGTCGTCGACGTCGTCAAGGGGGTCCACGCCCGGATCCGCACCGCCGACTTCGCGCACCTCGGCGAAGGTGCCGCACGGAACCGGCCCGGCACGCCATGA